Proteins from a single region of Syngnathus typhle isolate RoL2023-S1 ecotype Sweden linkage group LG10, RoL_Styp_1.0, whole genome shotgun sequence:
- the LOC133160540 gene encoding sialic acid-binding Ig-like lectin 16 isoform X2 — protein MFFLTCAALFFHVSDYTAVASHSDDFCEKGFCISLSKSQIVSEVGLCVVIPCSFSSASDFTPHSLVWFKCPRTKSRCRDTEIIFHSKNSGKIQERFRGRVGMLEPDARRGNCSIVINDLTFSDSGSYQLRVNGLVSSKLDGFTFTRRVSVTVTPLRKPTVLLPEMTAGQAATLTCVAPGLCSTAFIPTIHWAWSGATDNDTRPAVTDLDLGMAAQRYYSTLTFNVTAEHHGRGVTCAVSFWRVNVTTEMTVTLNVSYAKLPSILGQTTLKRGDTLSLLCNADSFPPSSITWNVTNVPLGSQLKPSLASASLVIPNVTAAHSGRYECVATNRTVHVDVMVTWFAGIVNGSGCWLQGQLLTCVCISGGVPPPAITWPSLANRTVCGAVTAVSADSVTSNVTLIGDHLNISAVECVSVHKDGEDRKILKLRITLEQEDQGMKKLISMLRLDVLMAFFSGALVSALLCWLARTWCSKAKKSPERLDLEPLASQVDVLSRQQYHLKNVGCEEDSKADVAYASINFSAMRRNDTRKVTTNHQGTEYAMIKTKEDADQLLERNDHNEEEGMMVEDGTQCISDKQERDENEEALYSNVG, from the exons ATGTTCTTTCTCACCTGCGCTGCTTTGTTCTTCCATGTGAGCGACTACACAGCAG TCGCCTCACACAGCGACGACTTCTGCGAGAAGGGCTTTTGCATCAGCCTCAGCAAAAGCCAAATTGTGTCTGAGGTGGGACTCTGCGTGGTCATCCCGTGCTCCTTCTCCTCCGCCTCCGACTTCACGCCTCACAGCTTGGTGTGGTTCAAGTGCCCCCGAACCAAAAGCAGATGCAGGGACACGGAGATCATCTTCCACTCCAAGAACAGCGGCAAAATTCAAGAGCGCTTCCGGGGTCGAGTTGGAATGTTGGAGCCCGACGCGCGTCGCGGGAACTGCAGCATCGTGATCAACGACCTCACATTCTCCGACTCCGGATCCTATCAGCTGAGAGTCAACGGTTTGGTGTCGTCCAAGCTGGACGGATTTACCTTCACGCGACGAGTGTCGGTCACCGTAACAC CTCTCAGGAAACCCACTGTGCTGCTCCCCGAGATGACTGCCGGTCAAGCAGCGACGCTCACCTGCGTGGCCCCGGGCCTCTGCTCCACCGCCTTCATCCCCACCATCCATTGGGCGTGGAGCGGAGCCACGGACAACGACACTCGCCCCGCCGTCACCGACCTGGATTTGGGGATGGCTGCTCAAAGATACTATTCGACTTTGACCTTTAACGTCACCGCCGAACACCACGGCCGCGGCGTCACTTGTGCAGTCTCCTTCTGGAGAGTCAACGTGACCACAGAGATGACGGTGACGCTGAATGTTAGCT ATGCCAAGCTTCCATCCATTTTGGGGCAGACGACATTGAAGAGAGGTGACACCCTGAGTCTTTTGTGCAACGCTGACAGTTTCCCGCCCTCTTCCATTACGTGGAACGTGACAAATGTGCCGCTCGGATCACAGCTGAAGCCAAGCTTAGCTAGCGCCTCTCTCGTTATCCCCAACGTAACGGCGGCCCACTCCGGACGCTACGAGTGCGTAGCGACAAACCGTACGGTGCACGTGGATGTGATGGTGACAT GGTTCGCAGGGATCGTCAACGGGTCTGGTTGTTGGCTCCAGGGTCAGCTGTTGACCTGCGTGTGCATCAGCGGCGGGGTCCCGCCACCTGCCATCACATGGCCGTCGCTGGCCAACAGGACGGTCTGCGGCGCCGTTACCGCCGTTTCCGCCGACAGCGTCACCAGCAACGTCACGCTAATTGGCGACCATCTCAACATCTCTGCCGTGGAGTGTGTGAGCGTGCATAAAGATGGCGAGGACAGGAAAATACTCAAGCTTCGAATAACATTGGAACAAGAGG ACCAAGGGATGAAAAAATTGATATCCATGCTTCGTCTGGACGTCTTGATGGCATTTTTCAGTGGTGCGCTCGTGTCTGCTTTGTTGTGCTGGCTGGCCAGGACCTGGTGCAG TAAAGCAAAGAAAAGCCCCGAGCGTTTGGATCTGGAGCCGTTGGCCTCGCAA GTGGATGTTCTCTCTCGTCAGCAATACCACCTCAAAAATGTTGGATGCGAGGAGGACAGCAAAGCGGATGTGGCCTACGCCAGCATCAACTTTTCCGCAATGAGGAGAAACGACACCAGGAAAGTGACAACCAATCACCAGGGCACTGAGTATGCCATGATCAAAACCAAGGAGGATGCTGACCAATTACTCGAGCGTAATGACCATAACGAAGAGGAGGGAATGATGGTGGAGGATGGGACACAATGCATCAGTGACAAGCAAGAGAGGGATGAGAACGAGGAGGCCTTGTACTCAAACGTGGGATGA
- the LOC133160540 gene encoding sialic acid-binding Ig-like lectin 7 isoform X6, translating into MFFLTCAALFFHVSDYTAAVASHSDDFCEKGFCISLSKSQIVSEVGLCVVIPCSFSSASDFTPHSLVWFKCPRTKSRCRDTEIIFHSKNSGKIQERFRGRVGMLEPDARRGNCSIVINDLTFSDSGSYQLRVNGLVSSKLDGFTFTRRVSVTVTHAKLPSILGQTTLKRGDTLSLLCNADSFPPSSITWNVTNVPLGSQLKPSLASASLVIPNVTAAHSGRYECVATNRTVHVDVMVTWFAGIVNGSGCWLQGQLLTCVCISGGVPPPAITWPSLANRTVCGAVTAVSADSVTSNVTLIGDHLNISAVECVSVHKDGEDRKILKLRITLEQEDQGMKKLISMLRLDVLMAFFSGALVSALLCWLARTWCSKAKKSPERLDLEPLASQVDVLSRQQYHLKNVGCEEDSKADVAYASINFSAMRRNDTRKVTTNHQGTEYAMIKTKEDADQLLERNDHNEEEGMMVEDGTQCISDKQERDENEEALYSNVG; encoded by the exons ATGTTCTTTCTCACCTGCGCTGCTTTGTTCTTCCATGTGAGCGACTACACAGCAG CAGTCGCCTCACACAGCGACGACTTCTGCGAGAAGGGCTTTTGCATCAGCCTCAGCAAAAGCCAAATTGTGTCTGAGGTGGGACTCTGCGTGGTCATCCCGTGCTCCTTCTCCTCCGCCTCCGACTTCACGCCTCACAGCTTGGTGTGGTTCAAGTGCCCCCGAACCAAAAGCAGATGCAGGGACACGGAGATCATCTTCCACTCCAAGAACAGCGGCAAAATTCAAGAGCGCTTCCGGGGTCGAGTTGGAATGTTGGAGCCCGACGCGCGTCGCGGGAACTGCAGCATCGTGATCAACGACCTCACATTCTCCGACTCCGGATCCTATCAGCTGAGAGTCAACGGTTTGGTGTCGTCCAAGCTGGACGGATTTACCTTCACGCGACGAGTGTCGGTCACCGTAACAC ATGCCAAGCTTCCATCCATTTTGGGGCAGACGACATTGAAGAGAGGTGACACCCTGAGTCTTTTGTGCAACGCTGACAGTTTCCCGCCCTCTTCCATTACGTGGAACGTGACAAATGTGCCGCTCGGATCACAGCTGAAGCCAAGCTTAGCTAGCGCCTCTCTCGTTATCCCCAACGTAACGGCGGCCCACTCCGGACGCTACGAGTGCGTAGCGACAAACCGTACGGTGCACGTGGATGTGATGGTGACAT GGTTCGCAGGGATCGTCAACGGGTCTGGTTGTTGGCTCCAGGGTCAGCTGTTGACCTGCGTGTGCATCAGCGGCGGGGTCCCGCCACCTGCCATCACATGGCCGTCGCTGGCCAACAGGACGGTCTGCGGCGCCGTTACCGCCGTTTCCGCCGACAGCGTCACCAGCAACGTCACGCTAATTGGCGACCATCTCAACATCTCTGCCGTGGAGTGTGTGAGCGTGCATAAAGATGGCGAGGACAGGAAAATACTCAAGCTTCGAATAACATTGGAACAAGAGG ACCAAGGGATGAAAAAATTGATATCCATGCTTCGTCTGGACGTCTTGATGGCATTTTTCAGTGGTGCGCTCGTGTCTGCTTTGTTGTGCTGGCTGGCCAGGACCTGGTGCAG TAAAGCAAAGAAAAGCCCCGAGCGTTTGGATCTGGAGCCGTTGGCCTCGCAA GTGGATGTTCTCTCTCGTCAGCAATACCACCTCAAAAATGTTGGATGCGAGGAGGACAGCAAAGCGGATGTGGCCTACGCCAGCATCAACTTTTCCGCAATGAGGAGAAACGACACCAGGAAAGTGACAACCAATCACCAGGGCACTGAGTATGCCATGATCAAAACCAAGGAGGATGCTGACCAATTACTCGAGCGTAATGACCATAACGAAGAGGAGGGAATGATGGTGGAGGATGGGACACAATGCATCAGTGACAAGCAAGAGAGGGATGAGAACGAGGAGGCCTTGTACTCAAACGTGGGATGA
- the LOC133160540 gene encoding sialic acid-binding Ig-like lectin 16 isoform X3, protein MFFLTCAALFFHVSDYTAAVASHSDDFCEKGFCISLSKSQIVSEVGLCVVIPCSFSSASDFTPHSLVWFKCPRTKSRCRDTEIIFHSKNSGKIQERFRGRVGMLEPDARRGNCSIVINDLTFSDSGSYQLRVNGLVSSKLDGFTFTRRVSVTVTPLRKPTVLLPEMTAGQAATLTCVAPGLCSTAFIPTIHWAWSGATDNDTRPAVTDLDLGMAAQRYYSTLTFNVTAEHHGRGVTCAVSFWRVNVTTEMTVTLNVSYAKLPSILGQTTLKRGDTLSLLCNADSFPPSSITWNVTNVPLGSQLKPSLASASLVIPNVTAAHSGRYECVATNRTVHVDVMVTWFAGIVNGSGCWLQGQLLTCVCISGGVPPPAITWPSLANRTVCGAVTAVSADSVTSNVTLIGDHLNISAVECVSVHKDGEDRKILKLRITLEQEDQGMKKLISMLRLDVLMAFFSGALVSALLCWLARTWCSKAKKSPERLDLEPLASQQYHLKNVGCEEDSKADVAYASINFSAMRRNDTRKVTTNHQGTEYAMIKTKEDADQLLERNDHNEEEGMMVEDGTQCISDKQERDENEEALYSNVG, encoded by the exons ATGTTCTTTCTCACCTGCGCTGCTTTGTTCTTCCATGTGAGCGACTACACAGCAG CAGTCGCCTCACACAGCGACGACTTCTGCGAGAAGGGCTTTTGCATCAGCCTCAGCAAAAGCCAAATTGTGTCTGAGGTGGGACTCTGCGTGGTCATCCCGTGCTCCTTCTCCTCCGCCTCCGACTTCACGCCTCACAGCTTGGTGTGGTTCAAGTGCCCCCGAACCAAAAGCAGATGCAGGGACACGGAGATCATCTTCCACTCCAAGAACAGCGGCAAAATTCAAGAGCGCTTCCGGGGTCGAGTTGGAATGTTGGAGCCCGACGCGCGTCGCGGGAACTGCAGCATCGTGATCAACGACCTCACATTCTCCGACTCCGGATCCTATCAGCTGAGAGTCAACGGTTTGGTGTCGTCCAAGCTGGACGGATTTACCTTCACGCGACGAGTGTCGGTCACCGTAACAC CTCTCAGGAAACCCACTGTGCTGCTCCCCGAGATGACTGCCGGTCAAGCAGCGACGCTCACCTGCGTGGCCCCGGGCCTCTGCTCCACCGCCTTCATCCCCACCATCCATTGGGCGTGGAGCGGAGCCACGGACAACGACACTCGCCCCGCCGTCACCGACCTGGATTTGGGGATGGCTGCTCAAAGATACTATTCGACTTTGACCTTTAACGTCACCGCCGAACACCACGGCCGCGGCGTCACTTGTGCAGTCTCCTTCTGGAGAGTCAACGTGACCACAGAGATGACGGTGACGCTGAATGTTAGCT ATGCCAAGCTTCCATCCATTTTGGGGCAGACGACATTGAAGAGAGGTGACACCCTGAGTCTTTTGTGCAACGCTGACAGTTTCCCGCCCTCTTCCATTACGTGGAACGTGACAAATGTGCCGCTCGGATCACAGCTGAAGCCAAGCTTAGCTAGCGCCTCTCTCGTTATCCCCAACGTAACGGCGGCCCACTCCGGACGCTACGAGTGCGTAGCGACAAACCGTACGGTGCACGTGGATGTGATGGTGACAT GGTTCGCAGGGATCGTCAACGGGTCTGGTTGTTGGCTCCAGGGTCAGCTGTTGACCTGCGTGTGCATCAGCGGCGGGGTCCCGCCACCTGCCATCACATGGCCGTCGCTGGCCAACAGGACGGTCTGCGGCGCCGTTACCGCCGTTTCCGCCGACAGCGTCACCAGCAACGTCACGCTAATTGGCGACCATCTCAACATCTCTGCCGTGGAGTGTGTGAGCGTGCATAAAGATGGCGAGGACAGGAAAATACTCAAGCTTCGAATAACATTGGAACAAGAGG ACCAAGGGATGAAAAAATTGATATCCATGCTTCGTCTGGACGTCTTGATGGCATTTTTCAGTGGTGCGCTCGTGTCTGCTTTGTTGTGCTGGCTGGCCAGGACCTGGTGCAG TAAAGCAAAGAAAAGCCCCGAGCGTTTGGATCTGGAGCCGTTGGCCTCGCAA CAATACCACCTCAAAAATGTTGGATGCGAGGAGGACAGCAAAGCGGATGTGGCCTACGCCAGCATCAACTTTTCCGCAATGAGGAGAAACGACACCAGGAAAGTGACAACCAATCACCAGGGCACTGAGTATGCCATGATCAAAACCAAGGAGGATGCTGACCAATTACTCGAGCGTAATGACCATAACGAAGAGGAGGGAATGATGGTGGAGGATGGGACACAATGCATCAGTGACAAGCAAGAGAGGGATGAGAACGAGGAGGCCTTGTACTCAAACGTGGGATGA
- the LOC133160540 gene encoding sialic acid-binding Ig-like lectin 16 isoform X1, with the protein MFFLTCAALFFHVSDYTAAVASHSDDFCEKGFCISLSKSQIVSEVGLCVVIPCSFSSASDFTPHSLVWFKCPRTKSRCRDTEIIFHSKNSGKIQERFRGRVGMLEPDARRGNCSIVINDLTFSDSGSYQLRVNGLVSSKLDGFTFTRRVSVTVTPLRKPTVLLPEMTAGQAATLTCVAPGLCSTAFIPTIHWAWSGATDNDTRPAVTDLDLGMAAQRYYSTLTFNVTAEHHGRGVTCAVSFWRVNVTTEMTVTLNVSYAKLPSILGQTTLKRGDTLSLLCNADSFPPSSITWNVTNVPLGSQLKPSLASASLVIPNVTAAHSGRYECVATNRTVHVDVMVTWFAGIVNGSGCWLQGQLLTCVCISGGVPPPAITWPSLANRTVCGAVTAVSADSVTSNVTLIGDHLNISAVECVSVHKDGEDRKILKLRITLEQEDQGMKKLISMLRLDVLMAFFSGALVSALLCWLARTWCSKAKKSPERLDLEPLASQVDVLSRQQYHLKNVGCEEDSKADVAYASINFSAMRRNDTRKVTTNHQGTEYAMIKTKEDADQLLERNDHNEEEGMMVEDGTQCISDKQERDENEEALYSNVG; encoded by the exons ATGTTCTTTCTCACCTGCGCTGCTTTGTTCTTCCATGTGAGCGACTACACAGCAG CAGTCGCCTCACACAGCGACGACTTCTGCGAGAAGGGCTTTTGCATCAGCCTCAGCAAAAGCCAAATTGTGTCTGAGGTGGGACTCTGCGTGGTCATCCCGTGCTCCTTCTCCTCCGCCTCCGACTTCACGCCTCACAGCTTGGTGTGGTTCAAGTGCCCCCGAACCAAAAGCAGATGCAGGGACACGGAGATCATCTTCCACTCCAAGAACAGCGGCAAAATTCAAGAGCGCTTCCGGGGTCGAGTTGGAATGTTGGAGCCCGACGCGCGTCGCGGGAACTGCAGCATCGTGATCAACGACCTCACATTCTCCGACTCCGGATCCTATCAGCTGAGAGTCAACGGTTTGGTGTCGTCCAAGCTGGACGGATTTACCTTCACGCGACGAGTGTCGGTCACCGTAACAC CTCTCAGGAAACCCACTGTGCTGCTCCCCGAGATGACTGCCGGTCAAGCAGCGACGCTCACCTGCGTGGCCCCGGGCCTCTGCTCCACCGCCTTCATCCCCACCATCCATTGGGCGTGGAGCGGAGCCACGGACAACGACACTCGCCCCGCCGTCACCGACCTGGATTTGGGGATGGCTGCTCAAAGATACTATTCGACTTTGACCTTTAACGTCACCGCCGAACACCACGGCCGCGGCGTCACTTGTGCAGTCTCCTTCTGGAGAGTCAACGTGACCACAGAGATGACGGTGACGCTGAATGTTAGCT ATGCCAAGCTTCCATCCATTTTGGGGCAGACGACATTGAAGAGAGGTGACACCCTGAGTCTTTTGTGCAACGCTGACAGTTTCCCGCCCTCTTCCATTACGTGGAACGTGACAAATGTGCCGCTCGGATCACAGCTGAAGCCAAGCTTAGCTAGCGCCTCTCTCGTTATCCCCAACGTAACGGCGGCCCACTCCGGACGCTACGAGTGCGTAGCGACAAACCGTACGGTGCACGTGGATGTGATGGTGACAT GGTTCGCAGGGATCGTCAACGGGTCTGGTTGTTGGCTCCAGGGTCAGCTGTTGACCTGCGTGTGCATCAGCGGCGGGGTCCCGCCACCTGCCATCACATGGCCGTCGCTGGCCAACAGGACGGTCTGCGGCGCCGTTACCGCCGTTTCCGCCGACAGCGTCACCAGCAACGTCACGCTAATTGGCGACCATCTCAACATCTCTGCCGTGGAGTGTGTGAGCGTGCATAAAGATGGCGAGGACAGGAAAATACTCAAGCTTCGAATAACATTGGAACAAGAGG ACCAAGGGATGAAAAAATTGATATCCATGCTTCGTCTGGACGTCTTGATGGCATTTTTCAGTGGTGCGCTCGTGTCTGCTTTGTTGTGCTGGCTGGCCAGGACCTGGTGCAG TAAAGCAAAGAAAAGCCCCGAGCGTTTGGATCTGGAGCCGTTGGCCTCGCAA GTGGATGTTCTCTCTCGTCAGCAATACCACCTCAAAAATGTTGGATGCGAGGAGGACAGCAAAGCGGATGTGGCCTACGCCAGCATCAACTTTTCCGCAATGAGGAGAAACGACACCAGGAAAGTGACAACCAATCACCAGGGCACTGAGTATGCCATGATCAAAACCAAGGAGGATGCTGACCAATTACTCGAGCGTAATGACCATAACGAAGAGGAGGGAATGATGGTGGAGGATGGGACACAATGCATCAGTGACAAGCAAGAGAGGGATGAGAACGAGGAGGCCTTGTACTCAAACGTGGGATGA
- the LOC133160540 gene encoding sialic acid-binding Ig-like lectin 16 isoform X5, translating to MLEPDARRGNCSIVINDLTFSDSGSYQLRVNGLVSSKLDGFTFTRRVSVTVTPLRKPTVLLPEMTAGQAATLTCVAPGLCSTAFIPTIHWAWSGATDNDTRPAVTDLDLGMAAQRYYSTLTFNVTAEHHGRGVTCAVSFWRVNVTTEMTVTLNVSYAKLPSILGQTTLKRGDTLSLLCNADSFPPSSITWNVTNVPLGSQLKPSLASASLVIPNVTAAHSGRYECVATNRTVHVDVMVTWFAGIVNGSGCWLQGQLLTCVCISGGVPPPAITWPSLANRTVCGAVTAVSADSVTSNVTLIGDHLNISAVECVSVHKDGEDRKILKLRITLEQEDQGMKKLISMLRLDVLMAFFSGALVSALLCWLARTWCSKAKKSPERLDLEPLASQVDVLSRQQYHLKNVGCEEDSKADVAYASINFSAMRRNDTRKVTTNHQGTEYAMIKTKEDADQLLERNDHNEEEGMMVEDGTQCISDKQERDENEEALYSNVG from the exons ATGTTGGAGCCCGACGCGCGTCGCGGGAACTGCAGCATCGTGATCAACGACCTCACATTCTCCGACTCCGGATCCTATCAGCTGAGAGTCAACGGTTTGGTGTCGTCCAAGCTGGACGGATTTACCTTCACGCGACGAGTGTCGGTCACCGTAACAC CTCTCAGGAAACCCACTGTGCTGCTCCCCGAGATGACTGCCGGTCAAGCAGCGACGCTCACCTGCGTGGCCCCGGGCCTCTGCTCCACCGCCTTCATCCCCACCATCCATTGGGCGTGGAGCGGAGCCACGGACAACGACACTCGCCCCGCCGTCACCGACCTGGATTTGGGGATGGCTGCTCAAAGATACTATTCGACTTTGACCTTTAACGTCACCGCCGAACACCACGGCCGCGGCGTCACTTGTGCAGTCTCCTTCTGGAGAGTCAACGTGACCACAGAGATGACGGTGACGCTGAATGTTAGCT ATGCCAAGCTTCCATCCATTTTGGGGCAGACGACATTGAAGAGAGGTGACACCCTGAGTCTTTTGTGCAACGCTGACAGTTTCCCGCCCTCTTCCATTACGTGGAACGTGACAAATGTGCCGCTCGGATCACAGCTGAAGCCAAGCTTAGCTAGCGCCTCTCTCGTTATCCCCAACGTAACGGCGGCCCACTCCGGACGCTACGAGTGCGTAGCGACAAACCGTACGGTGCACGTGGATGTGATGGTGACAT GGTTCGCAGGGATCGTCAACGGGTCTGGTTGTTGGCTCCAGGGTCAGCTGTTGACCTGCGTGTGCATCAGCGGCGGGGTCCCGCCACCTGCCATCACATGGCCGTCGCTGGCCAACAGGACGGTCTGCGGCGCCGTTACCGCCGTTTCCGCCGACAGCGTCACCAGCAACGTCACGCTAATTGGCGACCATCTCAACATCTCTGCCGTGGAGTGTGTGAGCGTGCATAAAGATGGCGAGGACAGGAAAATACTCAAGCTTCGAATAACATTGGAACAAGAGG ACCAAGGGATGAAAAAATTGATATCCATGCTTCGTCTGGACGTCTTGATGGCATTTTTCAGTGGTGCGCTCGTGTCTGCTTTGTTGTGCTGGCTGGCCAGGACCTGGTGCAG TAAAGCAAAGAAAAGCCCCGAGCGTTTGGATCTGGAGCCGTTGGCCTCGCAA GTGGATGTTCTCTCTCGTCAGCAATACCACCTCAAAAATGTTGGATGCGAGGAGGACAGCAAAGCGGATGTGGCCTACGCCAGCATCAACTTTTCCGCAATGAGGAGAAACGACACCAGGAAAGTGACAACCAATCACCAGGGCACTGAGTATGCCATGATCAAAACCAAGGAGGATGCTGACCAATTACTCGAGCGTAATGACCATAACGAAGAGGAGGGAATGATGGTGGAGGATGGGACACAATGCATCAGTGACAAGCAAGAGAGGGATGAGAACGAGGAGGCCTTGTACTCAAACGTGGGATGA
- the LOC133160540 gene encoding sialic acid-binding Ig-like lectin 16 isoform X4, producing the protein MFFLTCAALFFHVSDYTAAVASHSDDFCEKGFCISLSKSQIVSEVGLCVVIPCSFSSASDFTPHSLVWFKCPRTKSRCRDTEIIFHSKNSGKIQERFRGRVGMLEPDARRGNCSIVINDLTFSDSGSYQLRVNGLVSSKLDGFTFTRRVSVTVTPLRKPTVLLPEMTAGQAATLTCVAPGLCSTAFIPTIHWAWSGATDNDTRPAVTDLDLGMAAQRYYSTLTFNVTAEHHGRGVTCAVSFWRVNVTTEMTVTLNVSYAKLPSILGQTTLKRGDTLSLLCNADSFPPSSITWNVTNVPLGSQLKPSLASASLVIPNVTAAHSGRYECVATNRTVHVDVMVTWFAGIVNGSGCWLQGQLLTCVCISGGVPPPAITWPSLANRTVCGAVTAVSADSVTSNVTLIGDHLNISAVECVSVHKDGEDRKILKLRITLEQEDQGMKKLISMLRLDVLMAFFSGALVSALLCWLARTWCSNTTSKMLDARRTAKRMWPTPASTFPQ; encoded by the exons ATGTTCTTTCTCACCTGCGCTGCTTTGTTCTTCCATGTGAGCGACTACACAGCAG CAGTCGCCTCACACAGCGACGACTTCTGCGAGAAGGGCTTTTGCATCAGCCTCAGCAAAAGCCAAATTGTGTCTGAGGTGGGACTCTGCGTGGTCATCCCGTGCTCCTTCTCCTCCGCCTCCGACTTCACGCCTCACAGCTTGGTGTGGTTCAAGTGCCCCCGAACCAAAAGCAGATGCAGGGACACGGAGATCATCTTCCACTCCAAGAACAGCGGCAAAATTCAAGAGCGCTTCCGGGGTCGAGTTGGAATGTTGGAGCCCGACGCGCGTCGCGGGAACTGCAGCATCGTGATCAACGACCTCACATTCTCCGACTCCGGATCCTATCAGCTGAGAGTCAACGGTTTGGTGTCGTCCAAGCTGGACGGATTTACCTTCACGCGACGAGTGTCGGTCACCGTAACAC CTCTCAGGAAACCCACTGTGCTGCTCCCCGAGATGACTGCCGGTCAAGCAGCGACGCTCACCTGCGTGGCCCCGGGCCTCTGCTCCACCGCCTTCATCCCCACCATCCATTGGGCGTGGAGCGGAGCCACGGACAACGACACTCGCCCCGCCGTCACCGACCTGGATTTGGGGATGGCTGCTCAAAGATACTATTCGACTTTGACCTTTAACGTCACCGCCGAACACCACGGCCGCGGCGTCACTTGTGCAGTCTCCTTCTGGAGAGTCAACGTGACCACAGAGATGACGGTGACGCTGAATGTTAGCT ATGCCAAGCTTCCATCCATTTTGGGGCAGACGACATTGAAGAGAGGTGACACCCTGAGTCTTTTGTGCAACGCTGACAGTTTCCCGCCCTCTTCCATTACGTGGAACGTGACAAATGTGCCGCTCGGATCACAGCTGAAGCCAAGCTTAGCTAGCGCCTCTCTCGTTATCCCCAACGTAACGGCGGCCCACTCCGGACGCTACGAGTGCGTAGCGACAAACCGTACGGTGCACGTGGATGTGATGGTGACAT GGTTCGCAGGGATCGTCAACGGGTCTGGTTGTTGGCTCCAGGGTCAGCTGTTGACCTGCGTGTGCATCAGCGGCGGGGTCCCGCCACCTGCCATCACATGGCCGTCGCTGGCCAACAGGACGGTCTGCGGCGCCGTTACCGCCGTTTCCGCCGACAGCGTCACCAGCAACGTCACGCTAATTGGCGACCATCTCAACATCTCTGCCGTGGAGTGTGTGAGCGTGCATAAAGATGGCGAGGACAGGAAAATACTCAAGCTTCGAATAACATTGGAACAAGAGG ACCAAGGGATGAAAAAATTGATATCCATGCTTCGTCTGGACGTCTTGATGGCATTTTTCAGTGGTGCGCTCGTGTCTGCTTTGTTGTGCTGGCTGGCCAGGACCTGGTGCAG CAATACCACCTCAAAAATGTTGGATGCGAGGAGGACAGCAAAGCGGATGTGGCCTACGCCAGCATCAACTTTTCCGCAATGA
- the LOC133160542 gene encoding trypsinogen-like protein 3, whose product MERLLLLLVLGLAGASPLMDDNLCQPHSRPWQVWLQTPWKRCSGALVNRWWLVTSAACASTDVTASLGEHNVMEDEGTEQHIAVAEVIRHSPYRSPLHSLVMMRLAQPAHFTQYVQPIGLPGRCPQPGDSCTVSGWGSTVPNQYESPNQLKCLTVPVVEDQTCMNAFPDYLFWSLGMVCAGGADAAGCLKDNGAVLVCDGQLQGVQWVDLGCRNAEHPSVYTKLCKYNDWMRRVMDSHTPTTTTARPFTSKSP is encoded by the exons ATGGAGCGTCTTCTTCTGCTTCTCGTTTTGGGCCTCGCAG GTGCGTCGCCGCTGATGGACGACAACCTGTGCCAGCCTCACTCCAGACCCTGGCAGGTGTGGCTTCAGACCCCCTGGAAGAGATGCAGCGGCGCCCTCGTAAACCGCTGGTGGCTGGTGACGTCCGCCGCCTGCGC TTCGACCGACGTCACGGCGTCCCTGGGCGAACATAATGTGATGGAGGACGAGGGCACCGAGCAGCACATTGCCGTGGCGGAGGTTATCCGCCACAGCCCGTACCGCTCACCCCTGCACAGCCTGGTCATGATGCGCCTGGCCCAGCCGGCCCATTTCACCCAATACGTGCAGCCCATCGGCCTGCCGGGTCGCTGCCCTCAGCCGGGAGACAGCTGCACTGTCAGCGGATGGGGCTCCACAGTGCCCAATCAGT ATGAGTCTCCTAACCAGCTCAAGTGTTTAACTGTACCGGTTGTGGAAGATCAAACTTGCATGAATGCGTTCCCCGACTACCTGTTCTGGAGCTTGGGGATGGTGTGTGCTGGCGGGGCTGACGCCGCTGGCTGCTTG AAGGACAATGGCGCCGTGCTGGTGTGCGACGGACAGCTGCAGGGCGTGCAGTGGGTGGATCTGGGCTGTCGGAACGCCGAGCACCCCAGCGTCTACACCAAGCTGTGCAAATACAACGACTGGATGCGCAGAGTGATGGACAGCCACACGCCGACCACCACCACCGCACGGCCCTTCACCTCCAAGAGCCCatga